CATCAAAATAGACTTGTCGTGTAAAAACATCTATCCAATTGATTGTTGCAAAACTCACAAAATATAAACCACTCTTATTATAAAATTTATAATTTCTACTCATAGCATTGCTAAAATACAAAAAGCTACGCTTTGCAGCATAGCTTTTTGTTGTTATCATCTTTGACGCCACTAGTTACAAACTAGCGGGGAAAGAGGTTTCTACGATTGAAAATCTAGTAACTGATTCTGCTAACTACGGAAAAACAAAAGTTACTTTGTATTATCATGCGCTTAGAAATGGTTTGGTGTTTTGTGGAAAATCTACCTTTAATAAATATGCATCTGCTTTAGGGTATATAAAACCAAAGCGTTTTAAGTCTGAAAGAAAAAAAGGATTGAAAGCCAATAGAATTTTTGAATGGTTACATGTGGATATTACTAACGTGAATACAGTAGAAGACGGAATACAAAAAGTAGCTTTTGTAAAAGACAATTTTTCTAAAGCGATATTACACAAAGCATCTACTAATGGAAAAGCTGGAAGCGAGTTTATTAAAAAACTTTTTCAAGAGACTTTTGAAAAGTACGGTTTATACAATGCTGTAAAACCCATTAATATTTTATCTGATGGTGGAAGTGAGAATAAAGGAGAATTCTTAACGTGGATAGATAGCATAAAAGCACCTCCAGTAGTTACCAAAATAACAGCACAAACCAAAGACTTTCCTTTTTCGAATTCTATGTCTGAGAGTACACACAGTATTTATAAAACTGAATTTCTACATGGAAAATATTCTCTTAATGAAAAATCACATCTTAAAGATTTAGAACGTTTTGTTGAATATTATAATTACCATAGATTTCCCACAGAATTATATGGATTAGCTCCTATGGAAGTCATCCTTGGCAAAATTCCCAACAAACATTTCTTCAGAGAAAAAATACAGGATGCTAGAAAAAATAGAGTACGAACCAATCAAGAATTTAATGCTTGTGTAATTCCTATAGGGTGTAATTCTTAAAATACTTCAAATAAACTCATTTCCTAGATAACTCTGGTTACGATTATATAAAATTCACTTTATAGTCATGAAAGAACATAGAAATATCCACTATTAAATATTCCTATGTCTTTATAAATTTTCAACTTATGTCATTTCCTTAAAACCCTTGTCATTATTGGAAAGTTCCAATGTTGGAACCTTTTTGTCGTGGTTTTAATAGTGTGTGCCCTGAAAAAGTGAATTTACTAATCTGATTTTAACAATGGATTGTAGTAAACAATTTTTAAATAATCTTTGCCCTCTTCTTTATATACATTGCATAAGAATAAGTTATTATTTTTACCTACAACAGGAAAAGAATAAGGCTCTTTTTTTTCAGTACATCTTTCAAAGTCTTTGAGAGCCAAAACACCATTATTATATAAGATTTCATTTATGGCATTATTCAAATTTGAACTATTTAAGGTAATATACCAAGTTTTATATAAAATTGCTTCATCAGTAAACTGTAATTGAACTAAAGTGTCTTTTACTTTTTTCTCATAGATTAAAACATCAGCCACTTCTCTTTTATAACCTTGATTATTTAAGTTTTCATCTTCAAAAGAATCAACATAAATATTTTTAATATTATCAATATTAAAAAGAGCTTCTGAAACTACCCTTTCTTCTTGGTTGGTACACTTAACAAGAAGCAAAATTAACAAGGTAGCACAAAAAATTAAACCTATCTTTTTCATAATTATTTTTGATTTTTAATTTTATTATTTATTCGCCTTCCTCGTCCGTGGTCTTTTCCAGTTTTTATATTATAATAACTTCTTAAAACATTAGCTCCTTCATTTAAATTCTTATTAGGGCTAATGTGAAATAATAGTTCGTGTAAGGCTACACCCCCTATAGTCCATTGACTGGAATTTGAAGAACTATAAATACTAAGAGCATTGGATAATGATATTCTATTTTTACTATCTGTACTACCACCTCCAAAATCTGAAAGATGCCCTCTTCCTGTAGAATATTTCATTCTATTATATATTTTTCCTTTATCTCCAATTATATCAACTGTTATGTCTTCTGTGGAGTTTATTATTTCATATAAAGCTTTAGTATACTTGTCTTTATCCCAATCAAAGCCTATGCTACCTTTTAAAACGTATACTTCATATTCTTCTTCTTTATATTCATCGTCTCCAAACCAACCTCCATCTTTGACTTTGACTTTTCTCTTTCTAGTTTGTTTTTCAACTGAGAAAGGAGATTTACCATATTTATTTTTATAAATACCATTCAAATCATTAGCGATAGTCTCTAATTCTTTTTTGCTAGGGTTAGTAATATGATCTTCATCTTCAGCAGTTGCTCCATTTGAACCTGAAAAAGTTCCATCATTATTGTTAGTCCAAGTTGTTTTTCCCGAACCTGAATTATTCCAAATATCATTAATTAAACTTTCTGCATCCGCACCAGATGGGTCTGCCCAATAAATGGGATTGTTATCAAAAGCAACACTTGTTCCTTGTGAATGATGAGTAACAGGGTCAATACCGTTAAACCTACCAATTGCAGGGTCATAATTTCTAAATTCCATTTCATACAGATTCAGTCCTAATGATTCTTCTAATTCAACACCGTTATACTTAAATTTCTGTGCGGTACTGTTTCCGTTAGAACTTACTACATTATTATACCCTTTATGTTTCAGCCCAAAAGGGTAAACGTTAACACGTTTTTTTTAACTCAGGGTCAGATTTCAGGCTGTTTCCTCTCAAAAAATTTTAAAGAACGTATTTGTTTATGCTTGTAAATATACGCAATTGATATTTAATTCCTCGCCCGCAAAACCCAGTTTTTTGTATCCAAAAATCCTCTGTCTTTTGCGGGCTCCCTTAGCCTCCTATTTATACATAATTTGCATCATAATACGGCCGCTACGTCCGGGCTTAACCCAAGCCGTATTTATAATGTAAACTAAAATACTCCCAGGCTCATAGCAGTCTGATCGCACAGTGGAACTAAGATTGATGATAGTAGCTTTGATTTAAAACAGGATGAAGACTACCGCCACCTTTCGCCGGCTGGCTCGTTCGCTAAAAAGGTACACTGTACCTTTTCTTAACGCTCCGCTCTGATTCATTTTAATACTTGTCGATTTTTTCCCTGGCTTTTTCCATCCCTAAAAAATCGCCAAGTATTAAAACGGTTTACCGGGTCAACGACAATTTATGGGGATTGATTATTTTAGATGCATAAAAAAAGACGATGCATTTAGAATTATTAGCATCTATCTTCCCTCAAGATTTATTACTTCATTTTGATATTGTATTTTTTGAAGAATTAGGAGATATTTCAGTTAAAAAGGATGCTTTTCACATTTATTTAGAAGAGAAGAATATTCTACCAGAGGGTTACTCAAAGGGTAATTATGAGTCCAAAGGTTTTATTAGCAGTAAACAGATTCAAGATTTTCCCATACGCGGTAAAGCAGTTTATCTACATATAAAAACAAGACGATGGCGAGATAAGAAGACTAAAAAGGGAGCGATTAAAAATGATTATTCATTCATTGCAGAAGGTTCTAAATTAACGTCAGAACTTTCTGATTTTTTAAAAGCTACAGGTAGAGGCCCGAGAAGATACGATCAGTAATATAGCGAGTTATTACGGTATTTACCCACGAACTTTACAACGCCATTATAAGAAACAGATAAGTGGGTTTGATAGTTGGAATCAAAAGCCCCATTGTGAAGATTATCTTATTTATCCGAAGAATATAGGAGAGTATTTAAGTCTTGATGAAGTAAGTCTATCTAAAGGTGAACTTTATACCTATTTGACCAACAAGAACGCACGAAGTAAACAAGGAACTTTAGTGGCTTGTGTAAAAGGAATTAAAAGTGATGATATTATTACTGCTATTGAAAGAATACCCTTAGAACAACGCAAACAAGTCAAAGAAGTAACTTTAGATATGGCAAATAATATGAATTTAACAGCTAAGATTTGTTTTCCAAATGCTAAAATTGTTACCGATAGATTTCATGTGGTAAAACTGGTAACAGAAGCTTTACAGCATGTTAGAGTACAGCATCGGTGGAAAGCAATAGAAGATGAAAACAAAGCCATTGAAGCTGCTAAAAAAGCAAGGAAGAAACACAAACCCATAGTGCTATCTAATGGTGATACAAAAAAGCAACTTTTGGCTAGAAGTAGATATATTTTAGCTAAAAAGACAAACGATTGGACACCTAATCAAAAACAAAGAGCAGAATTATTATGTAATCTTTATCCAAACATCCAACAAGCCTATAAACACACTTTAGAATTTAGAAGCATTTATCAAGAAAAATGTAAAGTAAAAGCCAAACAACGATTTGAACATTGGTTTGAGGATACAGAAAAATTGGAATTTAAAAATTTCAATACAGCAATGAACAGTATTAAACATCATTTTAATACCATCTTAAACTTTTTTTACAATAGGAATACAAATGCAAATGCAGAGTCTTTTAATTCAAAAATAAAACTCTTTAGAGCCAATCAAAGAGGCGTAAGAGATACACAATTTTTCCTCTTTAGACTTGAAAAATTATTCGCTTAATACCCATAAAATTTACTTGAGCCGTTTTTATCAAATGCAATGTGAGCTATTGATTTTGGTACGAAATCACTCAATGCTTTCAAGTCCAGAATTGAGGTGCCTTCTGAATGTTTCAGTTTGAATCCTTTTGGCTTCTTGGCTTCACGTAGGAATTCGAGTACCTCCGTCTCAAGAATAAAGTCAGGTTCGTCAACAACAATGAGTTCTTTCGATTGAATTTCAGTGTCTTTCGTTTTATTATTATGGACAACTACTTTATTATATTTCTTAATGTCTGTATTGGTATAGTTGGAACATTTATCGAATAGCTCATTAAGATGATTCAGAGCTTCAATGTATTTTTTCTTTTTTATTGCGGTGTCAGCGAGTTTGCGGTAAGTTCGCAGTAAGTAAGTATAATACATGTGGTCTCGGTGATACCAATCGTAAATACTCAACCATTCCTCTTTAGCTTTCGCATACCATTGTCGGTTGTAATGAGAGTGAGCTTTTTGTGTAACGGAGTAGTATTTGTCCCAATTCTGCTTTACACTGTCAGCCTTTAGATTAGCAAATAGAAATAATTACTTAAAATAAAAACATAATAGTTATGATGAAATTTCTTTTTTTGCTTCTTTTTTTCTTTGTTAATAACTCTTATTTTGTTGATAACCAAAAACACAAAAGAACGGAGTGAACTTTAGCGGCCAGCTAGCTTTTTAGAGCCATCCCCCGTATTAGTCTCCGTTCTTTTTAAAAGTTACTTAGAACCATATAGAATTTCAGTTTCTGCCCTTATTAAAGGTCTTAGTTTAAGTAACTATTATTAATATCTAATTACAAAATTATGAAAACAAATGAAATTATCGGAATCGATGTCAGTAAATTATTAATTGATGTTTGTATCTATTCTAAACAAATTGTTCAACAGTTTGAGAACAGTAAATCTGGATTTAAATTAATGCTAAAGTGGAGTTTTAAAAATTCGTCTTTCTCTAAAGAAGAAACCATGTTTGTATTTGAACATACAGGAATGTACTCTCATTTATTATCTGTGTCTTTAACTGAACAAAAATTATCTTTTTTCATAGCTTCTGGTTTAGAAATTAAAAGATCTATTGGTATTGCTCGTGGAAAGGATGACCAAATTGATGCCAAACGCATTGCTCTATATGGGTATCGATTAAAAGAAGAACTTAAACCCAGTAAGCTACCTAAAAGAAGTATATTACAACTAAAAAGTCTCTTATCTTTAAGGACAAAACTTAACAAACAAAGAGCTGGTTTTAAAGTTACTTTGAAAGAACAAAAAAGAATTTATAAAGCAAAAGAGTATAAAATAATCTTTGACGTTCAACAAAAAATGATTGCAGAACTAACCAAACAAATACACAAGATTAATACTCAAATGCAAGCTATTATTGACCAAAATATAATGTTAAAAGAAACCTATAAACTTGTTACTAGTGTTAAAGGTATAGGAATGCAAACTGCTATAATGATGATTGTGTTTACTGACAATTTTTCAAAATTTGAAAACTGGAGAAAGTTTGCCTCTTATTGTGGTGTTGCTCCTTTTCCTTACCAATCTGGAACTAGTATTAAAGGACGTACAAAAGTCTCTCATTTGGCTAATAAAAAATTGAAAGCAATTATTAATATGTGCGCTATTTCTGCTATACAACATAACCCAGAAATGAAATTATACTATCATAAAAGAATAAAACAAGGCAAAAGTAAAATGAGTACCGTTAACATTATTAGAAACAAATTAATAGCAAGAGTGTTTGCCGTTGTCAAACGACAAACACCCTATGTAGATACTTTTAAATTTGCTGCATAAATTAGTAAAAATAATATCTCAACTTTTACTTGTTTTTATCATAGAATACGGGTGCATAACATTTTGTCGCGAAATAGTTATTTTTAAGGATTAACTTTTAAAAGCGACACCATTATGATTAGCGAAGAGGAATTTTTAGCCCAAGCCAAGAAGCGTTATCAAGCGATAGCAAAATTATCAAACATAAAGAGTTACTATGATTACGAAAAGACTTTTGATCAAATATGGACGGACTATGGTCGAGAGGTTTTAGAGAGAAGTATAAGCGAACCATCTAAAGACAGGCGTAAAAAAAAACTTATCACGTTACGGAAAGATAGAGATTAACAACACTCATCCCTTTAGTGAAAAAGTCAATGGATTTAAGATAAGTCCCTATATGCAAGACAAAATGATTTATATTGGTCAAAACGATTGTTATGGAGATGGTCATGAAGTTTTATCGAATCTTCTAGGTGTTTCAGTCAATGCGATGCAGCTTTACAGAGTCACAGACTTTTATGGTGGTTTATTAGAGCAAGAAAAAGTATTGGAGGTTGATGCCGTTGAACCTGATATTCTTAAGGTAGATAACCAAGAGTGCATATATGCTATGGTCGATGGGTCGATGCTTTTCACTCGGGAAGAGGCTTGGAAAGAAGTAAAATTAGGCAGAATTTTTAAACAGAGTAGCTGTATGGACATATCAAATAAACGTGGATGGATACGCCATTCGTTGTATGAAGCATATTTAGGCAAAGCTGATAAGTTTACAGATAGAATGGATAGATACTTAGGCTGTTACAGGAGTATTGATAAGCGACTGATTTTTGTTGGTGATGGTGCTAGATGGATATGGAAATGGGTAGATCAACATTACCCTTTTGCCACACAAATATTGGATTGGTATCATGCTTTAGAACATTTACACGATTTTGCTAAGGTTTGTCTCTCTAATCAAGAGTCATATAACAGTTGGGTTGGTCAACAGGAGCAACTACTAAAAAACAGTCAAGTAAATCAAGTCATTGAGAATATCAAAAACTTAGAATTGACAAAGCAAAATCAACGTAAACAACAAAGCCAACTTATCACATATTATACCGAAAATAGGTCGCGTATGGACTATCAGCAATATCAAAATACAGGAGCAGGTATTATAGGATCTGGAGCCATAGAAGCAGCTAACAGGGAGGTTGTTCAAAAAAGAATGAAACTCTCTGGACAACGTTGGTCTAAAATTGGAGCTCAAAATATGCTCACATTAAGAACAACTAAACTGAGTGATAAATGGAACAAAGTAGTTAACCTAATCTGTACTGAGAAAAATAAAGCTGCTTAAAACGACAAAATGTTATGCACCCCATCCATACTTTTACCGTGTGTTCTGCAGTTACTGCTAAAGCAATAGGCGGTTTGGGTTTTGTAATAGACTTGGAAACTCGGGGTTTTGTCCTGGTGGAATGGACAGTTTAAGCGGTTGTTCTTGTCGGCTTTTAATCCGTAATAATGCAATACGGTTGCCATGGTAAGTTGTTGTTTTATCTCGGGAATTTCCATTTGAAATTATTTTTTGTCTTTTATTACAATGAAACAAAACTAAGTATTATTGTGTTAATATACAAGTTCATTAATGTAATACTTGTATTAAAAAGCCACTTTAACTAACTTTGCTGTATTAAAAGTCAGCAATTATGAAGATAGGAGAGAATATTAAACGAATAAGGACAGCTAAAAAACTTTCTCAAAAAGAAGTTATTACCGTAGCTCATTTGGATTCTGCTCAATACAGCCGTATTGAAAACAGTAAAACTGACCCTACTGTAACCACTTTAGAAAAAATTGCCAAAGCTCTTGGGGTTTCTCTTTCTGATTTATTCGCTTCTACTGATGAACTTAAAGAGATAAACTCTTACGATAAGTCTATTATGGAAAAAGTAGCTTTACTGGAAGCTCTAAATGAAAACGAAAAGCAAACTATTTATACTATGCTTGATGCTTTTATTGGTAAGAAAAAATTGAAAGATGCCCTTTCAGGCGTACTTAAAGATGTTGAATAAAAAAAACTACCCGCTAAATTAACTTTAGGGGTAGTTTCGGGGTTTCTTTCATAAGCATCCGTTTGGGAGATTACCTTACTAACCTACCTCTTTATATTAAATCTACCAATTTTGTTTTATTATTTTTCCATTATCGTCAAACTCTATTTTATAAGCACGATCATATATAACACTCTGAGATTTTCTAAGTAAAAATGGATCAGACTTTTCATCATTAAGTCTTTTTAGAATTTCTGGCAAACTTTCCATAGTTGCAAAAGAAAAATCAATTTCAAAAAAAAGAGGATATAAAACATCTTTTATTAAAACTTTTCTATTAGTTTTTCCTTTCCAATATACATCTAAATTACTCACGTGTACTATATAGTTTTTTTCTTTCTTTCTGAAATCAAAATAAACATTATTAGATTGTTTGAATTTTAATAATAGAAGATTGTTTAAATTTTCCTCAATATTTTTAGGTAAAATATAAATAATATCTTGGTCTCGCTGGTTTTCAGTAAGTCTTGGGCTACAGCTTACAAAAAAAATTACTAAAAATAAAAATACTGTTCTCATTATTTATTAGGGGCTAATTTACGTGCTACAAATTTACTTAAAGCATTTTTTCCAAAGTTAAAACTGTTTGATGTACCTACATTATTTGTTTGTTTTCCATCTGCTGTTCTATGAACACTTACATTAGATTTACCTGTATACGAGTCCAAAGCATAAACTGATATATTTAAGGTACTAGCTGTAGGCTTATCATAATCAGGTGATGTCCCAGGTATATTTTTTAGATTAGAATCTTGAGTTTTATTATGAGTATGAACCTGACCAATTAAAACTTCTCCGTTTTCTGCCATCGAGACTCCTGTACTTCTTTTTCCACTATTTATAGTTGTTTGACCATCGACACCGTCAGCTCCTCTCATACTACTTACTGTTGCAGTCGGAACGTCATCTCCTTTAGTAATACCCATTGTAATAAGTGTCTGCCTTTCTTTAGTTTGGTCTACAAGTGTTTCTTCGTGAATATCGTTTACATCAGATTGAATATCTTTAGTATCAATTTGCACTACGCTACTTTTTCCTTGTAATTGTTTTGTCGCTTCTGATGAAGTTGATGAGCCTCCATTTTCGCTAACAATATCTTCATATTCATCTTTATAAATTACTCTTACATCATTAGTTTCAGCACCGTCTTCACCTAAATAATGTCCATTTTCATCTAAATAAACATCAGTAGGAGCCATTCCATCAGGGTCAATCCAATAAATAGGATTATTAAAAGCATAATTAAATGGACTGTGTCTACGCATTTGTTCAGCCAGTGGGTCAATGTTCATCCACCTTCCTAAAGCAGCAGCATAATTCCTAGCTCCAAAATCTAACCATTGTAATCCAAGTTCATCATTGAGTTCTTTTCCTCCAAAACCAAATTTCTGCGCGGTGCTATTCCCATTCGAAGAAATCACGTTATTATAGCCTTTGTGTTTGAGTCCAAATGGATAGACGTTTACACGTTTTTTTTAACTACGGGTCAGTTTTTCGGGCATTTCTACTCAAAAATTTTATAAGAACGTCCTTTCTGCATCATCATTCAGTCCATAAATATACATTAATTTGATAAAGCCCTCGCAAGTAAAAGCCAGTATTTTCGTTCCTCAAAAACCTCTGTCTTTCACTTGCTCCCACGTCCTCGGTATGTTACATAAAACGGGTTATAATACATTCCCTAAAAGTCCAACGCTTCGCCACCTGTAGTTATAACCAGTTTTATGTAAAATACTCCCATTCGCCATACTTCCAACGCTCTGGGCGGAACTCGGATTGATGTTTTTAGTTATTATTCAGAAGATTATAAATACTAACGCCTTTCAGTTGTTTCATTTTAAAAGCTTGCGGAACTCATCCGCATCAGCCAACAGCTTCCGCAACCTTTTAAAACGTAAAATCGTTTTCAGAAGAGCAAAAACGTTTTTAAAAGATGAAGATTTAGGCGGTGGATTTTTGAGCGCAAAGGCAATCTTCAGCTTTTAAAAATGATAGCCTAAGTGGCTACGGAACGTCACGCAAAGATTGGCGGAACGAGTTGTGTAAAAAAACAAGCAAAGAAGTAAAGCAAGCTTTTCCGCTTGATGTCTTTTTATGAAGCTTTTTTTATGCAAATTCGGTGCGTTGGCTTACGAAGTAAATATTTCCGTTTTCCTAGTGCGATGGAAGAAGTGGCTGGATTTCAGCGGTGGATTAGCGGATATTTTACATAATAGCAATTATAACGACGATTTTTTATCTTCTAAAATAACAACACTAAAAATTGTGCGAAGCGAACTTATAATGTAAGGCGTTTTATGTTAAATAGCTTACCCCATTTTTTTTCTGGCGTAAGCCGTAGTGGTGGTGGCGGTTGGAACGTAGGCGACTTTTTGTTTTGTTTTTTTGCGTTGGCAACAGCTCTTTTATTTTTTCATTTGACCTTTAAAATCAATAGTATTTCAATTGAAAAATAAATGTGCTGTGGTGCGGTTGGCAAAAAACAACACAAAAAGTATGACAGAAAAAAATAGGGGCACAGTAAACTTGTTTGTAATAGCTTTTGCGTTGGCGGGTGGGTCATTATCTCATCCTTTTGTTTTGGGGGATTTTGGTTTTACCGCTTCTTTTTCTCTTGGTCTTTCTTAAACATCTTCTGTAATTTCAATACCTTTTCCGCTGTATCTTTCGGGATGTCGAACCAAAACTTTGAACCGTCTTTTTTGATGATATATGCTTTTCGTGTTTTCATAATTTCCTTTTATTGTAATGGATGCAGTCTTTCAATAGCTGATTTCAGTTCCTCTAATCCTGTTTGTTTGTAGGCTTCTGTGCTTGCTGTTCTTCTGTGTCCTGCAAATTCCTGAACTAGCCGAAGGTCGGCACCCGATTTTAGTAAATGAGCAATTACACTTTGTCTAATCTTTAAAGGAATGAGTTTATTTTGTTTGTCTTTTCCTTTGTTTATCATTCTATTTATTCCGCCTTGCCAAAGTTGTAAACCTTGTTCGTTCATCAAAAAATAATCGGTTCGTTTACTTGGTTTTTGCTTTCTCCAGTAACGTTTCCAGT
This window of the Flavobacteriaceae bacterium genome carries:
- a CDS encoding helix-turn-helix domain-containing protein, whose amino-acid sequence is MKIGENIKRIRTAKKLSQKEVITVAHLDSAQYSRIENSKTDPTVTTLEKIAKALGVSLSDLFASTDELKEINSYDKSIMEKVALLEALNENEKQTIYTMLDAFIGKKKLKDALSGVLKDVE
- a CDS encoding transposase, which codes for MKTNEIIGIDVSKLLIDVCIYSKQIVQQFENSKSGFKLMLKWSFKNSSFSKEETMFVFEHTGMYSHLLSVSLTEQKLSFFIASGLEIKRSIGIARGKDDQIDAKRIALYGYRLKEELKPSKLPKRSILQLKSLLSLRTKLNKQRAGFKVTLKEQKRIYKAKEYKIIFDVQQKMIAELTKQIHKINTQMQAIIDQNIMLKETYKLVTSVKGIGMQTAIMMIVFTDNFSKFENWRKFASYCGVAPFPYQSGTSIKGRTKVSHLANKKLKAIINMCAISAIQHNPEMKLYYHKRIKQGKSKMSTVNIIRNKLIARVFAVVKRQTPYVDTFKFAA
- a CDS encoding DDE transposase, encoding MSGFDSWNQKPHCEDYLIYPKNIGEYLSLDEVSLSKGELYTYLTNKNARSKQGTLVACVKGIKSDDIITAIERIPLEQRKQVKEVTLDMANNMNLTAKICFPNAKIVTDRFHVVKLVTEALQHVRVQHRWKAIEDENKAIEAAKKARKKHKPIVLSNGDTKKQLLARSRYILAKKTNDWTPNQKQRAELLCNLYPNIQQAYKHTLEFRSIYQEKCKVKAKQRFEHWFEDTEKLEFKNFNTAMNSIKHHFNTILNFFYNRNTNANAESFNSKIKLFRANQRGVRDTQFFLFRLEKLFA